A genomic region of Saccopteryx bilineata isolate mSacBil1 chromosome 1, mSacBil1_pri_phased_curated, whole genome shotgun sequence contains the following coding sequences:
- the LOC136319205 gene encoding putative uncharacterized protein encoded by LINC00472 produces the protein MPPLARPPPGRFGPARERGAPSPSRPVKEVGPRTPSRATCEPGKVCGASAGRRGPPLASAVTAGDFLDSPAARAAARTAGTAGRAGAVRGRPCLRLRVNCLRTRRAYVV, from the coding sequence ATGCCCCCGCTCGCCCGGCCCCCTCCCGGCCGGTTCGGCCCCGCCCGGGAAAGAGGCGCCCCCTCGCCCTCGCGGCCGGTGAAGGAAGTCGGTCCGCGGACGCCGAGCCGGGCAACTTGCGAGCCGGGAAAAGTTTGCGGCGCCTCCGCGGGGCGGCGCGGCCCGCCCCTGGCGTCCGCGGTCACCGCCGGTGACTTTCTGGACTCGCCGGCAGCCCGGGCCGCGGCGCGGACGGCGGGGACTGCAGGGAGGGCCGGAGCGGTCCGAGGGCGCCCGTGCCTGCGGCTGCGGGTAAATTGTCTTCGGACGCGACGAGCTTATGTGGTTTGA